A section of the Streptomyces sp. NBC_01591 genome encodes:
- a CDS encoding PaaI family thioesterase, translating into MNGLDLQLARKVLDSQPFSGLVGARITAFGDGAATLEVDIRQELQQQNGFLHGGVLAYAADNAITFAAGTTLGPAVLTGGFSIQYVRPATGSTLIAHAEVAHTGRRQAVVRCELFAAGEEGERTLCAVAQGTVLSAAPSS; encoded by the coding sequence ATGAACGGACTTGACCTGCAGTTGGCGCGGAAGGTTCTCGACAGCCAGCCGTTCAGCGGCCTGGTGGGGGCGCGGATCACCGCCTTCGGGGACGGCGCCGCCACCCTCGAAGTGGACATCCGCCAGGAACTCCAGCAGCAGAACGGCTTTCTGCACGGCGGGGTCCTGGCCTACGCGGCCGACAACGCGATCACCTTCGCCGCCGGTACGACGCTCGGCCCGGCCGTACTGACCGGCGGATTCTCCATCCAGTACGTCCGGCCCGCCACCGGCAGCACCCTCATCGCCCACGCCGAGGTCGCGCACACCGGCCGCCGTCAGGCGGTGGTCCGCTGCGAGCTGTTCGCCGCGGGGGAGGAGGGGGAGCGGACGCTCTGCGCGGTCGCGCAGGGGACCGTGCTGTCGGCCGCCCCGTCCTCCTGA
- the allB gene encoding allantoinase AllB, which translates to MSGADVKLVLRSTRVVTPDGTRPAAVAVADGRIDAVLPYDTEVPADARLEDFGDDVLLPGLVDTHVHVNDPGRTEWEGFFTATRAAAAGGITTLLDMPLNSLPPTTTVDHLRTKQQVAAPKAHIDTGFWGGAIPSNVKDLRPLHEAGVFGFKCFLSPSGVEEFPELDQEQLARSMAEIAGFGGLLIVHAEDPHHLADAPQRGGPAYADFLASRPRDAENTAVEGLIAHARRLNARVHVLHLSSSDALPMIAAAKREGVRITVESCPHFLTLTAEEVPDGATEFKCCPPIREAANQDALWEGLADGTIDCIVSDHSPCTTDLKMPDFASAWGGISSLQLGLPAIWTEARRRGHSLDDVARWMSAAPAELAGLTWKGAIEAGRDADFAVLAPDDTFTVDPAELFHRNQVTAYAGKTLHGVVKSTWLRGERIAADGAVSGPTGRLLERNQ; encoded by the coding sequence GTGTCCGGTGCGGACGTGAAGCTGGTACTGCGCTCGACGCGTGTCGTCACCCCGGACGGGACGCGCCCCGCAGCGGTCGCCGTCGCCGACGGGAGAATCGACGCCGTCCTGCCGTACGACACCGAGGTGCCGGCCGACGCCCGGCTGGAGGACTTCGGCGACGACGTCCTGCTGCCCGGACTCGTCGACACGCATGTCCATGTGAACGACCCGGGCCGCACGGAGTGGGAAGGCTTCTTCACCGCCACCCGCGCGGCGGCGGCGGGCGGCATCACCACCCTGCTCGACATGCCGCTCAACTCCCTCCCGCCGACCACCACCGTCGACCACCTGCGCACCAAGCAGCAGGTGGCCGCCCCCAAGGCGCACATCGACACCGGTTTCTGGGGCGGTGCGATCCCGTCCAACGTCAAGGACCTGCGACCGCTCCACGAGGCCGGGGTGTTCGGCTTCAAGTGCTTCCTCTCGCCCTCCGGCGTCGAGGAGTTCCCGGAGCTCGACCAGGAGCAGCTGGCCCGGTCCATGGCGGAGATCGCCGGCTTCGGCGGGCTGCTGATCGTGCACGCCGAGGACCCGCACCACCTGGCCGATGCCCCGCAGCGCGGCGGGCCCGCGTACGCCGACTTCCTCGCCTCCCGGCCGCGCGACGCCGAGAACACCGCGGTCGAGGGACTGATCGCGCATGCCAGACGGCTGAACGCCCGCGTCCACGTCCTGCATCTGTCCTCCAGTGACGCACTGCCGATGATCGCCGCCGCGAAGCGCGAAGGCGTACGGATCACGGTGGAGTCCTGCCCGCACTTCCTCACCCTCACCGCCGAGGAAGTCCCGGACGGGGCAACGGAGTTCAAGTGCTGCCCGCCGATCCGCGAGGCCGCCAACCAGGACGCGCTGTGGGAGGGGCTGGCCGACGGGACGATCGACTGCATCGTCTCCGACCACTCGCCGTGCACCACCGACCTCAAGATGCCGGACTTCGCCTCCGCCTGGGGCGGGATCTCCTCCCTCCAGCTGGGACTGCCCGCCATCTGGACCGAGGCCCGCAGGCGCGGTCACTCGCTCGACGACGTCGCCCGCTGGATGTCGGCCGCCCCCGCCGAACTGGCCGGACTGACCTGGAAGGGCGCCATCGAGGCCGGCCGCGACGCGGACTTCGCGGTGCTCGCCCCGGACGACACGTTCACCGTCGACCCCGCCGAACTCTTCCACCGCAACCAGGTCACCGCGTACGCCGGCAAGACCCTGCACGGCGTCGTGAAGTCGACCTGGCTGCGCGGCGAACGGATCGCGGCCGACGGCGCCGTCTCCGGGCCCACCGGCCGCCTCCTCGAAAGGAACCAGTGA
- a CDS encoding IclR family transcriptional regulator: MPPSHASTSDSKPAASSGGVQSLERAFDLLERMADAGGEVGLSELSASSGLPLPTIHRLMRTLVLCGYVRQQPNRRYALGPRLIRLGESASRLLGTWARPYLARLVEETGETANMALLDGDEIVYVAQVPSKHSMRMFTEVGRRVLPHSTGVGKALLAHTPPEEVRALLARTGMPAATEKTITTPDGFLDALEQVRRVGYAVDDNEQEIGVRCLAVPVPNSPTSAAISISGPAGRVTDTATERIVPILQQAAKELSDALASSGSTG; the protein is encoded by the coding sequence GTGCCGCCGTCCCACGCCAGCACATCCGACTCCAAGCCCGCCGCTTCCAGCGGTGGTGTGCAGTCCCTTGAGCGTGCCTTCGATCTGCTGGAGCGGATGGCGGACGCGGGGGGTGAGGTCGGGCTGAGCGAACTCTCCGCGAGCAGCGGGCTCCCGCTGCCGACCATTCACCGCCTGATGCGCACGCTGGTGCTCTGCGGATACGTGCGCCAGCAGCCCAATCGGCGCTACGCCCTCGGCCCGCGGCTGATCCGGCTCGGCGAGTCCGCGTCCCGGCTGCTCGGCACCTGGGCCCGCCCGTACCTGGCGCGCCTGGTCGAGGAGACCGGCGAGACCGCGAACATGGCGCTGCTCGACGGCGACGAAATCGTGTACGTGGCACAGGTGCCGTCCAAGCACTCGATGCGCATGTTCACCGAGGTGGGCCGCCGGGTGCTCCCCCACTCCACCGGGGTCGGCAAGGCGCTGCTGGCGCACACGCCGCCGGAGGAGGTGCGGGCCCTGCTCGCCCGTACCGGGATGCCGGCCGCCACCGAGAAGACGATCACCACCCCCGACGGCTTCCTCGACGCGCTGGAGCAGGTCCGCCGGGTCGGCTACGCGGTCGACGACAACGAGCAGGAGATCGGGGTGCGCTGCCTGGCGGTCCCGGTCCCGAACTCGCCGACTTCGGCCGCGATTTCGATCTCCGGTCCGGCGGGCCGGGTGACGGACACGGCAACGGAGCGGATCGTGCCGATCCTCCAGCAGGCCGCGAAGGAACTCTCCGACGCACTGGCGAGCAGCGGTTCCACCGGCTGA
- a CDS encoding DMT family transporter, translated as MSSIAVPALAPSRRAWLTDLPVLLVAVVWGSSYLAAKGITTAQTVLAVLVLRFAVVLPVLVVVGRRRLRALGAAQWRGAGLLGLVLSAIFLVETYGVVHTSATNAGLIISLTMIFTPLAEAAVTRVRPPRAFLAAAVLSVAGVVLLTQGGGFTSPSAGDLLMLVAALARTVHVLLMARIKSVQGADSLSLTTVQLGSAVAVFAVLAALPGTGEAPWTVAAGFGVREWGGLLFLSVFCTLFAFFVQMWSVRRTSPSRVSLLLGTEPLWAAAVGIAIGGERLGVLGAVGAVLVLAGTAWGRRAVTPAAP; from the coding sequence GTGTCCTCGATCGCCGTGCCCGCCCTCGCCCCGTCCCGCCGTGCCTGGCTCACCGATCTGCCCGTGCTGCTCGTCGCGGTCGTGTGGGGTTCGAGCTATCTGGCGGCCAAGGGCATCACCACCGCCCAGACCGTCCTCGCCGTGCTCGTGCTGCGGTTCGCCGTCGTACTGCCGGTGCTGGTCGTGGTCGGCCGGCGCAGGCTGCGGGCGCTCGGCGCGGCGCAGTGGCGGGGGGCCGGCCTGCTGGGGCTCGTCCTCAGCGCGATCTTCCTCGTGGAGACGTACGGCGTCGTGCACACCTCGGCGACCAACGCGGGGCTCATCATCAGCCTCACCATGATCTTCACCCCGCTCGCCGAGGCCGCCGTGACACGTGTCCGGCCGCCCAGGGCCTTCCTCGCCGCCGCGGTTCTCTCCGTCGCCGGTGTGGTGCTGCTGACCCAGGGCGGCGGATTCACCAGTCCGTCGGCCGGCGATCTGCTGATGCTGGTGGCCGCCCTCGCCCGTACCGTCCACGTGCTGCTGATGGCCCGCATCAAGTCGGTGCAGGGGGCCGACTCGCTGTCGCTGACCACGGTCCAGCTCGGCAGCGCGGTCGCCGTCTTCGCCGTGCTCGCGGCCCTGCCCGGCACCGGGGAGGCGCCGTGGACCGTGGCCGCGGGATTCGGCGTCCGGGAATGGGGCGGGCTGCTCTTCCTCTCCGTCTTCTGCACGCTCTTCGCCTTCTTCGTGCAGATGTGGTCGGTACGCCGCACCTCACCGTCCCGGGTCAGCCTGCTGCTCGGTACGGAGCCGCTCTGGGCCGCCGCCGTGGGCATCGCGATCGGCGGCGAACGGCTCGGCGTGCTCGGCGCGGTGGGCGCGGTGCTCGTCCTGGCCGGTACCGCCTGGGGCCGCCGGGCGGTCACTCCGGCCGCTCCCTGA
- a CDS encoding ABC transporter permease, producing the protein MFVAWRDLRFAKGRFALMGTVVVLITLLVGLLSGLTAGLARENTSAVTGLNADHLAFAAPPDGRSVSFTDSAVEESAWRSWAERPGVSGAEPLGIRTLNAVAGQGERTAAVSAFGVEPDGDLAPTSGARVGPGKVVLSGQAADDLAVGAGDRLRLGSTEVTVAAVAGDASYSHTPVVWTSFDDWQRFGGDGDGRGRHATVIALTTTDGVDLAAGDKAAGTSTLSLGDSLTAIGSYQAENGSLQLMRGFLFAISALVIGAFFTVWTIQRSGDVAVLKALGASTPYLLRDALGQAVVMLAIGTGVGTALASGLGAVISGSAVPFVLDAATVLVPAAVMIVLGALGAALSIRRITAVDPLTALGSAR; encoded by the coding sequence ATGTTCGTCGCATGGAGAGATCTCCGGTTCGCCAAGGGCCGGTTCGCACTCATGGGCACGGTCGTGGTGCTGATCACGCTGCTCGTGGGTCTGTTGTCCGGACTCACCGCCGGTCTGGCCCGGGAGAACACCTCGGCCGTCACGGGGCTGAACGCCGACCACCTCGCGTTCGCCGCCCCGCCCGACGGCCGGTCGGTGTCCTTCACCGACTCGGCCGTCGAGGAGAGTGCCTGGCGGAGCTGGGCGGAGCGGCCCGGGGTGAGCGGCGCGGAACCGCTCGGCATCCGTACGCTCAACGCCGTCGCCGGCCAGGGGGAGCGCACGGCCGCGGTATCGGCGTTCGGGGTCGAGCCGGACGGGGACCTGGCGCCCACCAGCGGTGCGCGGGTCGGCCCGGGGAAGGTGGTGCTGTCCGGGCAGGCCGCCGACGACCTGGCGGTCGGGGCCGGTGACCGGCTGCGGCTCGGCTCCACCGAGGTCACCGTCGCGGCCGTCGCGGGGGACGCCTCGTACAGCCACACGCCGGTCGTGTGGACCTCGTTCGACGACTGGCAGCGGTTCGGGGGCGACGGCGACGGCCGGGGACGGCATGCCACGGTGATCGCCCTGACCACCACCGACGGCGTCGATCTCGCCGCGGGCGACAAGGCGGCCGGCACCAGCACGCTCTCCCTCGGCGACTCCCTCACCGCCATCGGCTCCTACCAGGCCGAGAACGGCTCGCTCCAGCTGATGCGCGGCTTCCTCTTCGCCATCTCCGCCCTGGTCATCGGCGCCTTCTTCACCGTCTGGACGATCCAGCGCAGCGGCGACGTCGCCGTGCTCAAGGCGCTCGGCGCCTCCACCCCGTATCTGCTGCGCGACGCGCTCGGGCAGGCCGTGGTGATGCTCGCCATCGGTACGGGGGTGGGCACGGCACTGGCCTCGGGCCTCGGCGCCGTGATCAGCGGCAGTGCCGTGCCGTTCGTCCTCGACGCGGCGACCGTCCTGGTCCCGGCGGCCGTCATGATCGTCCTCGGTGCCCTCGGGGCGGCCCTGTCCATCCGGCGGATCACCGCCGTCGACCCGCTCACCGCACTCGGGAGTGCCCGATGA
- a CDS encoding dihydrofolate reductase family protein, giving the protein MAKLTLTTFLSLDGVMQAPGGPDEDRSGGFECGGWIVPFADEGMMRFINELFDRSAAFLLGRRTYDIFAAYWPKVTDPDHLVASRLNALPKYVVSTTLDSPEWHDTTVISTDVAEEIARLKERTEGGELQIHGSGALARSLMAHDLIDEYHLLRFPVVLGQGGRLFPEDGPPTAFERIAAQETPSGISIHTYRPAGPARFGTFPLDA; this is encoded by the coding sequence ATGGCCAAGCTGACACTCACCACATTCCTGTCGCTCGACGGAGTCATGCAGGCACCGGGCGGCCCGGACGAGGACCGCAGCGGCGGATTCGAGTGCGGCGGCTGGATCGTGCCCTTCGCGGACGAGGGCATGATGCGGTTCATCAATGAGCTGTTCGACCGGTCGGCGGCCTTCCTCCTGGGCCGTCGCACGTACGACATCTTCGCCGCGTACTGGCCCAAGGTGACCGACCCCGACCACCTGGTGGCGAGCCGCCTCAACGCGCTCCCCAAGTACGTCGTCTCGACCACCCTGGACTCGCCCGAGTGGCACGACACGACCGTCATCTCCACGGACGTCGCCGAGGAGATCGCCCGCCTCAAGGAGCGCACGGAGGGCGGCGAGCTCCAGATCCACGGCAGCGGCGCGCTCGCCCGGTCCCTGATGGCGCACGACCTGATCGACGAGTACCACCTCCTCCGCTTCCCGGTCGTGCTGGGCCAAGGCGGCCGCCTCTTCCCGGAGGACGGGCCGCCGACCGCCTTCGAGCGGATCGCGGCGCAGGAGACCCCGAGCGGCATCTCGATCCACACCTACCGGCCGGCGGGCCCGGCGCGGTTCGGTACCTTCCCGCTCGACGCCTGA
- a CDS encoding ABC transporter ATP-binding protein: MTLTLADVTLTYPDGDSRLTALDRISLEVPAGTLTAVVGPSGSGKSSLLAVAATLVTPDEGRVVVAGTDTAGLGRAQQAQLRREHIGIVFQQPNLLPSLTAAEQLQVMTHLSGGAVRAARGRALELLDAVGLADQAGRRPHQLSGGQRQRINIARALMNDPAVLLVDEPTSALDHERGAAVLDLLVALTRERSTATVLVTHDLAHLDKADRTVRMDDGCLTVPEPV, from the coding sequence ATGACCCTCACCCTCGCCGACGTCACCCTCACCTACCCCGACGGCGACAGCCGGCTCACCGCCCTCGACCGGATCTCGCTGGAGGTGCCCGCGGGCACGCTCACCGCGGTCGTGGGACCGTCCGGCTCGGGCAAGTCCAGCCTGCTCGCGGTGGCCGCGACCCTGGTCACCCCCGACGAGGGCCGGGTGGTTGTCGCCGGTACGGACACCGCGGGCCTGGGCCGCGCGCAACAGGCTCAGCTGCGCCGCGAGCACATCGGTATCGTCTTCCAGCAGCCCAATCTGCTGCCGTCGCTCACGGCGGCCGAACAGCTCCAGGTGATGACCCACCTCTCGGGCGGCGCGGTACGCGCAGCCCGCGGCCGGGCACTGGAACTGCTGGACGCGGTCGGCCTGGCGGACCAGGCCGGGCGCAGGCCGCACCAGCTGTCGGGCGGGCAGCGGCAGCGGATCAACATCGCGCGGGCCCTGATGAACGACCCGGCGGTGCTGCTGGTCGACGAACCGACCAGCGCGCTCGATCACGAGCGGGGTGCGGCGGTGCTGGACCTGCTGGTCGCGCTGACCCGGGAGCGGTCGACGGCGACGGTGCTGGTCACGCACGACCTGGCCCATCTGGACAAGGCGGACCGCACGGTCCGGATGGACGACGGCTGCCTGACGGTGCCCGAACCGGTCTGA
- a CDS encoding putative quinol monooxygenase → MIFIAVKFTVRSAERDNWLPAVEPFTLATRQEPGNVFFEWSYSVENPDQFVLLEAFASPEAGEAHVKSEHFAAAMDLMADLVAETPEIINVEVPGEGWSRMAEVTPRSR, encoded by the coding sequence ATGATTTTCATCGCCGTCAAGTTCACCGTCCGCAGCGCCGAGCGCGACAACTGGCTCCCGGCCGTCGAGCCCTTCACCCTCGCCACCCGGCAGGAGCCGGGCAATGTGTTCTTCGAGTGGTCGTACAGCGTCGAGAACCCGGACCAGTTCGTCCTCCTTGAGGCCTTCGCCTCGCCCGAGGCCGGTGAGGCCCATGTGAAGTCCGAGCACTTCGCGGCGGCCATGGACCTGATGGCGGACCTCGTGGCCGAGACCCCGGAGATCATCAACGTGGAGGTGCCGGGCGAGGGTTGGTCCCGGATGGCGGAGGTCACCCCGCGCTCACGGTGA
- a CDS encoding SDR family NAD(P)-dependent oxidoreductase: protein MNSTSTTTGTTRTALVTGGSRGIGAATALRLAREGVDVALTYVQDEAAAHEVVAKIRSYGRRGIALRVDSADPEAVPAAVTGAADALGRLDILVNNAGIGVLGPIGTLTPADVDRVLAVNVRAVFLACRAAAELMERGGRIVSIGTALSRHAGGPGSTLYAMSKSALAGLTKPLARELGPRGITVNLVQPGPVDTDLNPADGPFAAGQRSATALDRFGTTDEVASLVAYLASGEAAYITGTELTVDGGHAA from the coding sequence ATGAACAGCACCAGCACCACCACCGGCACGACCCGCACCGCGCTCGTCACCGGAGGCAGCCGCGGCATCGGCGCCGCGACGGCCCTGCGACTCGCCCGGGAGGGCGTCGACGTGGCACTGACGTACGTACAGGACGAGGCGGCCGCCCACGAGGTCGTGGCGAAGATCCGCTCGTACGGCCGACGGGGCATCGCCCTGCGCGTGGACTCGGCCGACCCGGAAGCGGTCCCGGCGGCCGTGACCGGGGCCGCGGACGCGCTCGGCCGGCTGGACATCCTGGTCAACAACGCGGGCATCGGCGTCCTCGGCCCCATCGGCACCCTCACCCCGGCCGACGTGGACCGGGTGCTGGCGGTGAATGTGCGGGCGGTGTTCCTGGCCTGCCGCGCGGCGGCGGAGCTGATGGAGCGCGGTGGCCGCATCGTCTCCATCGGCACGGCGCTGAGCCGGCACGCGGGCGGTCCCGGCTCCACCCTCTACGCGATGAGCAAGTCGGCGCTGGCCGGACTCACCAAGCCGCTCGCCCGCGAGCTCGGCCCGCGCGGCATCACGGTCAACCTGGTGCAACCCGGTCCGGTCGACACGGATCTCAACCCGGCCGACGGCCCGTTCGCCGCCGGCCAGCGCTCGGCGACCGCCCTGGACCGCTTCGGCACGACGGACGAAGTGGCTTCGCTCGTCGCCTACTTGGCCAGTGGCGAGGCCGCGTACATCACCGGCACCGAGCTGACGGTGGACGGCGGCCACGCGGCCTGA
- a CDS encoding response regulator transcription factor produces MTTPPPMDPKAQPIRLIVVDDDPLVRAGLALMLGGADDIDIVGEGADGTEVAELVGRLRPDVVLMDIRMPGMDGLTATEVLRSRPGAPQIIVLTTFHADEQVLRAIRAGAAGFVLKDTPPAQIVDAVRRVAAGDPVLSPAVTRQLMARAAGTGPRTGRDDRADRADRARARIASLAEREREVAIAVARGRSNAEIAATLYLSVATVKTQVSRILARFGFNNRVQIALLVHDAGLLDDDGTESAT; encoded by the coding sequence ATGACCACCCCGCCCCCGATGGACCCCAAGGCGCAGCCCATCCGGCTGATCGTCGTCGACGACGACCCGCTCGTACGGGCCGGGCTCGCCCTCATGCTGGGCGGCGCCGACGACATCGACATCGTGGGGGAGGGGGCGGACGGCACGGAGGTCGCGGAACTCGTCGGCCGGCTGCGCCCCGACGTGGTGCTGATGGACATCCGGATGCCGGGCATGGACGGGCTGACCGCGACCGAGGTACTGCGCAGCCGCCCCGGCGCCCCGCAGATCATCGTCCTGACGACGTTCCACGCCGACGAACAGGTGCTGCGGGCCATCCGTGCCGGAGCGGCCGGCTTCGTACTGAAGGACACCCCGCCGGCGCAGATCGTCGACGCGGTACGACGGGTGGCGGCCGGCGATCCGGTGCTGTCGCCCGCGGTGACGCGCCAGCTCATGGCTCGCGCGGCCGGGACCGGCCCCCGGACCGGCCGCGACGACCGGGCGGACCGCGCCGACCGGGCACGGGCGCGGATCGCGTCACTCGCCGAGCGGGAACGCGAGGTCGCGATCGCCGTCGCCCGCGGCCGTTCCAACGCCGAGATCGCCGCGACGCTCTACCTCAGCGTGGCGACCGTGAAGACACAGGTGTCCCGGATCCTGGCCAGGTTCGGCTTCAACAACCGTGTCCAGATCGCGCTGTTGGTGCACGACGCCGGCCTGCTCGACGATGACGGTACGGAGTCGGCGACATAG
- a CDS encoding cytochrome P450 family protein, producing MSDASGRAEAEVDVDLRGIADFTANPHPYYEKLRAAGPVHTVRTDEFERVWLVVGYDEARATLADQRFAKDWRGLPGAPAEMDPIFLNMLELDAPHHTRLRKLVAREFTARRVEALRPRVQQITDELLDAMVPAGRADLVDALAFPLPMTVICELIGVPDLDRDAFRRLTKGVITPASPEQEAEAVRAMNEYLRELIEDKRCSPGDDLMSALVRTRDEEGDGLSPDELVGMAFLLLVAGHETTVNLIANGVRALLDHPGQLAALRDDPELIGGAVEEMLRYDGPVETATFRYPREQVEIGQRVVPAGAPVLVSLAGADRDRGRYPEPDTFDIRRDARGHLAFGHGVHFCVGAPLARMEGRIAIRTLLERCPSLASDAEAGELDWIPGMLIRGVRGLPVRW from the coding sequence ATGTCCGATGCCAGTGGCCGCGCCGAGGCCGAGGTCGACGTCGACCTGCGCGGGATCGCGGACTTCACCGCGAACCCGCATCCGTACTACGAGAAACTCCGCGCCGCAGGCCCGGTGCACACCGTCCGCACCGACGAATTCGAGCGCGTCTGGCTCGTGGTGGGATACGACGAGGCCCGTGCGACCCTCGCCGACCAGCGGTTCGCCAAGGACTGGCGGGGCCTGCCGGGCGCACCCGCCGAGATGGACCCCATCTTCCTCAACATGCTGGAGCTGGACGCGCCCCACCACACCCGGCTGCGCAAGCTCGTCGCCCGGGAGTTCACCGCCCGCCGGGTCGAGGCCCTGCGCCCGCGCGTCCAGCAGATCACCGACGAGCTCCTCGACGCGATGGTGCCCGCAGGGCGCGCCGATCTCGTCGACGCGCTCGCCTTCCCGCTGCCGATGACCGTCATCTGCGAGCTGATCGGTGTGCCGGACCTGGACCGCGATGCCTTCCGCAGGCTGACGAAGGGGGTCATCACCCCGGCCTCGCCGGAACAGGAGGCCGAGGCGGTGCGCGCCATGAACGAGTACCTCCGCGAACTCATCGAGGACAAGCGGTGCTCGCCCGGCGACGACCTGATGAGTGCTCTGGTCAGGACACGCGACGAGGAGGGCGACGGGCTGTCGCCCGACGAGCTCGTGGGCATGGCCTTCCTGCTGCTCGTCGCCGGCCACGAGACCACGGTCAACCTGATCGCCAACGGGGTACGGGCGCTGCTCGACCACCCCGGCCAACTGGCGGCCCTGCGGGACGACCCGGAGCTGATCGGCGGTGCGGTCGAGGAGATGCTGCGCTACGACGGGCCGGTGGAGACCGCCACGTTCCGCTATCCCCGCGAGCAGGTCGAGATCGGGCAGCGGGTCGTTCCGGCGGGCGCACCGGTCCTGGTGTCCCTGGCGGGCGCCGACCGGGACCGCGGCCGCTACCCGGAACCGGACACCTTCGACATCCGCCGCGACGCCCGGGGCCACCTGGCCTTCGGACACGGCGTCCACTTCTGCGTGGGTGCGCCGCTGGCCCGCATGGAGGGCCGGATCGCGATCCGTACGCTGCTGGAGCGGTGCCCCTCCCTCGCGTCGGACGCGGAGGCCGGGGAGCTGGACTGGATTCCCGGGATGCTGATCCGCGGGGTGCGCGGGCTGCCCGTCCGCTGGTGA
- the alc gene encoding allantoicase — protein sequence MTATERFTGDANPYGGGDPYADYRTADFPFTDLVDLADRRLGAGVIAANDEFFAERENLLKPEPAEFDPERFGHKGKIMDGWETRRRRGASADVPHPADEDHDWALVRLGAPGIVRGIVVDTAHFRGNYPQAVSVEAACVPGSPSPEELLAPEVKWTTLVPRTAVGGHAANGFVVEAEQFVTHLRVNQHPDGGIARLRVYGEITPDPAWLAALGTFDLVALENGGTVEDASDRFYSPATNTIQPGRSRKMDDGWETRRRRDRGNDWIRYRLVEQAQIRAVEIDTAYLKGNSAGWASLFARDGESGEWTEVLPRTRLQPDTDHRFVLPEAVRATHVRIDIFPDGGISRLRLFGSPTEEGAARLAARHRELGG from the coding sequence ATGACGGCGACCGAGCGCTTCACCGGTGACGCGAACCCGTACGGCGGCGGCGACCCGTACGCCGACTACCGCACCGCCGACTTCCCCTTCACCGACCTCGTCGACCTCGCCGACCGGCGGCTCGGCGCGGGTGTGATCGCCGCCAACGACGAGTTCTTCGCCGAGCGCGAGAACCTGCTCAAGCCGGAGCCCGCCGAGTTCGATCCCGAGCGCTTCGGTCACAAGGGCAAGATCATGGACGGCTGGGAGACCCGCCGTCGTCGCGGTGCGAGCGCGGACGTGCCGCACCCCGCGGACGAGGACCACGACTGGGCGCTGGTACGGCTCGGCGCGCCCGGAATCGTACGCGGCATCGTCGTCGACACCGCCCACTTCCGCGGCAACTACCCGCAGGCGGTCTCCGTCGAGGCGGCCTGCGTGCCCGGCTCCCCGTCGCCCGAGGAGCTCCTCGCGCCCGAGGTGAAGTGGACAACGCTCGTACCCCGTACGGCCGTTGGCGGGCACGCGGCCAATGGTTTCGTGGTCGAGGCCGAGCAGTTCGTCACCCATCTGCGGGTCAACCAGCATCCCGACGGCGGGATAGCCCGCCTCCGGGTGTACGGCGAGATCACCCCCGACCCCGCCTGGCTGGCCGCCCTCGGCACCTTCGACCTGGTCGCCCTGGAGAACGGCGGCACGGTGGAGGACGCCTCCGACCGCTTCTACTCCCCGGCCACCAACACCATCCAGCCCGGCCGGTCCCGCAAGATGGACGACGGCTGGGAGACCCGCCGCCGGCGCGACAGGGGCAACGACTGGATCCGCTACCGGCTCGTCGAGCAGGCACAGATCCGTGCGGTCGAGATCGACACCGCGTATCTGAAGGGCAACTCGGCGGGCTGGGCGAGCCTCTTCGCCCGCGACGGCGAGAGCGGCGAATGGACCGAGGTACTGCCCCGGACCCGGCTGCAGCCCGACACCGACCACCGCTTCGTCCTGCCGGAGGCGGTCCGGGCCACGCACGTCCGGATCGACATCTTCCCGGACGGCGGGATCTCCCGGCTCCGGCTGTTCGGCTCACCGACCGAGGAGGGCGCCGCGCGGCTGGCGGCCCGTCACCGCGAGCTGGGCGGGTAG